The genomic region ACCTACACCAGGGAGGGGAGTTGGCGGGCCGCGGCGGAACAGCTCCAGGAACTGAAAGACTTGGGGATCACGCTGGTAGAGGTGATGCCGGTGGCGGACTTTCCCGGCAGGTTCGGCTGGGGGTACGACGGGGTGAACCACTTCGCCCCTTCGAGGCTCTACGGCGAGCCCGACGACATGCGCAGTTTCGTGGACCAGGCGCACCGCCTGGGACTTGGGGTGTTGCTGGACGTGGTCTACAACCACTTCGGCCCGGAAGGGAACTACCTGGCCCAGTTCTCTCAGTACTATTACGCCGAGGAGGAGGGCGAGTGGGGCAAGGCGATGAACTTCGACGGCAGGCGCAGCCGCCCGGTACGGGAGTTCTTCGCCGCCAACGCAGGGTATTGGATCGACGAGTTCCACCTGGACGGCCTGCGCTTCGACGCCACCCACGCGATTCACGACGACTCCCCCGTCCATGTCCTTGGGGAGATCACCGAAATGGCGCGGGCGGCCTCCGGCAAGCGCAGCATCCTCCTGGTGGCGGAGAACGAGAACCAGGACGCCCGCTGCCTGCGCCCGAAGGAATCTGGCGGCTTCGGCATGGACGCCGTCTGGAACGACGACTTCCACCACAGCGCCTACGTGGCGCTCACCGGCTACCACGACGCCTACTATTCCGAGTACTTCGGCACTCCGCAGGAGCTGATCTCGACGGCCAAGTGGGGCTACCTGTACCAGGGGCAGTTCTACTTCTGGCAGGGGAAAAGGCGCGGCTCCCCCACCATCGGCGTGAGCCCCTCCTGCTTCATCAACTACATCCAAAACCACGACCAGATAGGCAACTCGGCCTGGGGGATGAGGATCGACAGGCTCACCAACCCGGCGGCGCTCAGGACCATGACCGCGCTCCTGATGCTCTCTCCGCAGACCCCGATGATCTTCCAGGGGCAGGAGTTCTCCGCCAGCTCACCTTTTCTCTACTTCGCGGACCTGAGCCAGGAGATATCGCAGGCGGTGCATTCCGGCCGCATAGAGTACCTGAAGCAGTTCACCAACATAGACGCCCCCGAGATCATCGACTCAATAGACAAGCCCTACGAGGTGGAGACCTTCGAACAGTCGCGGCTCCACCTGAAAGAGCGCGAGCGCCACGCAAAGACCTACGCCCTCTACCGCGATCTGATCCGGCTGCGGCGCGAGGACCCGGTCTTCAGCCGTGCCTATGCCTGCCACGTAGAGGGGGCGGTGCTTGGGACGAACGCCTTCCTGCTCCGCTACTTCCTGGAGGGTGACCAGCGCCTGCTCCTGATCAACCTTGGGCGCGAACTGCACCTGGTCCCCATCCCCGAGCCGATGCTGGCGCCGCCTGAGGGGTGCAACTGGGAGATCCTTTGGACCAGCGAGAAACTTGAGTTCGGCGGTTCCGGAACGCCCAAGCTCGACACGGAGAAGTTCTGGCGCATACAGGGGAACGCGGCGGTGGTGCTGATTCCGGTCCGCCAGGGAGAAGAGCCATGACCACAGTGACACGAGACTTCCATTTCGACCGCCATGACGAAAAGGCGAAGACCCGGCAGCTCCTGGAACAGGAGTGGCTTCTCACCAACGGGCTGGGAGGCTACGCCTCCGGCACCGTCTGCGGCGCCCTCACCCGCCGCTATCACGGGCTCCTCATCGCGGCCTTCCCCTCGCCGCTTGGGCGCATGGTGATGCTGAACCGACTCACCGAGGCGATCCGCTTCCCCGATGGAAGCACGGTCCGCTTCGGCGGCGACCAAAGGGAGGGTGGGCGGCTCGACTTCGAGGGGATCGACTACCTGACCGGGTTCCGCCTGGAAGACGGGCTACCGGTCTGGCGCTACGAGATCATGGGAAGCGTGATCGAGAAGCAGCTGGTGATGGTGCACAAGCAGAACACGGTGCACCTGATCTACCGCCTTATCTCTGGCGAGCAGAAGGTGAGGCTCAAGCTGCAGCCCTACCTGCAGTTCCGCCCCCACGACGCCTCGGTGGACCAGGTGGTGGACGACCCGTACATGTTCACCGCGGTGCAAAACCGCTACCAGATCTCCATCGGGAGCCATTCGCCGCAGTTGAGGCTCGTCATCAACGGGGGACGCGGCAACTTCACCCTGGAGGAGAAGCAGAGCACAGACATCTTCTACGACGTTGAAAACGCCCGCGGCTACGACGCCCTGGGGACGCTTTGGACCGCCGGGTACTTCGCGGTCGACCTCGCGGCGGACCAGGACGCGGCGCTCACCGCTTCCACGGAGAGCTGGGAGACCCTGGCCGCGCTCCCCCCCGAGGCGGCGCTCGCCATGGAGCGCGAGCGGCGCAGGCTCCTTCTGGCAGCTGCAGACCCGAAAGCCAGACAGGGGCTCGCGGCAGAGCTCGTACTCGCCACGGACCAGTTCATCATTACCCCGGCCGGCAGGCACAAGGACAGCGTGCGCGCCCACGCCATGGGGGACGAGGTCTGCACCGTGATCGCCGGCTACCACTGGTTCACCGACTGGGGGCGCGACACCATGATCTCGCTGGAGGGGCTGACCCTCGCCACCGGCCGCCACATGGAGGCCGGCTGGATCCTGCGCACCTTCGCCCACTACGTGAGAAACGGGCTGATACCGAACCTCTTCCCGGAAGGTCACAACGACGGTCTCTACCACACCGCGGACGCGAGCCTCTGGTTCTTCCATGCCGTCAACCGCTACCTGAACCATACCGGCGACGACGCGACGCTGCAGATGATCATGCCCCAGCTGCGGCAGATCATCGACAAGCACCTCTCCGGCACCAGCTTCGGCATCGGGGTGGATCCAGGCGACGGCCTGCTCCGGCAGGGGGCCGAGGGGTACCAGCTCACCTGGATGGACGCGAAAGTCGGCGACTGGGTGGTGACCCCGCGCCGCGGGAAGGCGGTGGAGCTGAACGCCCTGTGGTACAACGCGCTCAGGCTGATGCAGCAGTGGACCGAAAAGGACGACCCCGCCTATTCGCGCCAGCTGGGATCCTTCGCCGAGCAGACCTGCCGCTCCTTCAACAGCCGTTTCTGGTACCAGGAAGGGGGCTATCTTTACGACCTGGTGGACGGCGAGCAGGGGGACGACGACGCCTGCCGCCCGAACCAGCTCTTCGCCATCTCCCTGGAGCACCCGGTGCTGGATCGGGAGAAGTGGTCCCCGGTGCTGGAGACGGTGCGCAAGCGCCTGCTCACCCCGGTCGGTCTGCGCACGCTCGCCCACGGGCACCCCGACTACAAGCCGACCTACCACGGCGACCTAAGGGCCCGTGACGCGGCCTACCATCAGGGGACCGTCTGGCCCTGGCTGATCGGCACCTTCATCGACTCATGGTTGAAGCTCTACCCCGACCAGGTCCCGACTGCGCACAGCTTCCTGGACGGGCTGGCAAGCCAGATGAGCCAGCAGTGCATGGGCTCCATCAGCGAGATCTTCGACGCCGAAAAGCCCTACCTTCCCAAGGGGTGCATCGCCCAGGCCTGGAGCGTGGCGGAGATGCTCAGGTGCTGGCTGAAGACCGCGCCCTGACATGGGTTATTTCGAGATCACGGCGTTCCTCACCACGCTCACCGCCACCTTCGCCTATATAAATTACCGTTACCTGAAGCTCCCGGATGACGGTGGGGCTCATGCTGCAGAGCCTGCTCTTTTCACTGCTGCTCGCCTTTTCCATGCGTCTTGAGGTCGACGTGATGACCCTATGGCGCTTAGCCCCCTCCCAAGGGAGGGGGTTTTCACCTGAAACGAAAAAACCCGCCGAAGCGGGTTTTTTTGTGGGTGCAGGTGGTGGGCTACTTGGCGATCAGGTCGTTTCTCACCTCTTTTACCCCCTTGACGCCGCGGGCGATCTCCCCTGCCCGCCTGGCGTTCTCGGCCGAGTCCACGAACCCGCTCAATTGCACCACGCCCTGGAAGGTAGTGACGTTGATCTGGAAGGTCTTCAGCGCCAACTCGTCGAAGATAGCCGCTTTCACGCGGGTGGTAATCACGGTGTCGTCGACGTACTCCCCAGCGCTGTCGTGTTTGGGCGTGGTCCTGCAGCCCGTGGTGAAGGAGGCCATCATGCAGGCACAAAGGATAACCATTGCCATCCGTCGAAACTTTGCCATATCCATCTCCTTTTCCTTTGAGGATGTAGCTGCCTGAAGCGCATTAATGGTATCCAATACTATTTATGTGTCAAGACCGGGGGGAAGAGCGTATAAAATTTGAAAGGACTCATTTTACCACTATACTTGGCGGGTGTTTCCAGCCAGCAACAAGTTGCAGCGGGGAGGGGTCAATGAAGCTCATACTGCTCGCCTTAAGCCTGTTTCTCACCATCTGGACCGGGACAGCTCTCGGTGTCGACGCATCGATCTGCAACCCCGGTGGGACGGTGATTTATTACCCCAACGGCGAGCTTAAGTCCTGTCCGCTGAAGGACATCACCCTTTTGAGCGGCGTGAGATGCAACATGTACGCTGAGGCGGAATTCTACGAACTGGGAACACTGAAAAGCTGCATCACCAGGGATTTCTTCTACTATGAAGAGCTGACCTGCAACGAGTACAGCACCATCAGCTTCTATGTCTCCGGCAAACTACAGGGATGCGTCCTCGCCACCCGGGTCGAGGTCGACGGCAAGGTCTGCGTCGAGCTGCAGCCCATCGAGCTCTTCGAGAACGGGAGGCTCAAGGCCTGCAGCGCTCCGCACTAACGCCCTTTCCCCAGACGCCCCATGACCTTTTGCATGTCGTTCCATGCGTCCCGTTTCAGCCCCTGGTTTTCCAGCATCGCCTCGGGGTGGTGCGTCGGCATGAGCGGTATTCCAGCCAGGTCGTGGAACCTGCCGCGCAGCCGCTGCAATGGGGCCTCGCTTTGGAGCAGCAGGGAGGTAGCCTCCTCCCCCATGCTTACCACCACCTCCGGGGCCAGGGATGCGATCCGGCCGGCGAGGGCGGCGCGCGAAACCCCGCCTGGGGGAAGGCTGAAGAGGCAGACCTCTTCCTTGCTGAACCCCATGGCGGCGACGATCTTCTCCAGGAGACCTCCCGCCTCACCGCTGAATCCTGATCCGTGCATGACGAAGAGAAGCCGGGCTTGCGGGTCCCCCTCGATGCGGCAGGGCTCCTCCGGTGCTGTGACGCCTTCCCTTTCTTCTGGAGCGGGGGGCGCCGGAACAGTCTCCGGGCGAGGGGGCGGCGGCGCTTCCGCGCGAGCCTCCTGGGACCGAGGGGCGACGCTCCTAGCCCTCTCTGCGGCAACCGGCTGAGCCGTGAGGGGGAGTTCGTCCACGCCGCTCTCCAAAAGCTCGGCCAGGTAACCTTTCAGCGAGCCAAGCACGGTTTCCCTTTCGTCCATCTCGACCATCCCAAACCCCTTTACTTTTTCAGCCTCATT from Citrifermentans bremense harbors:
- the treZ gene encoding malto-oligosyltrehalose trehalohydrolase, whose protein sequence is MTELQRRLPIGAEIVPDGVHFRVWAPAHRKVEVVLEGGVGQGSSVELESEEEGFFAGVASQARVGSLYRFRLDQGENLHPDPASRFQPDGPHGPSRVVDPSRYRWSDGDWPGILREGHVIYEMHLGTYTREGSWRAAAEQLQELKDLGITLVEVMPVADFPGRFGWGYDGVNHFAPSRLYGEPDDMRSFVDQAHRLGLGVLLDVVYNHFGPEGNYLAQFSQYYYAEEEGEWGKAMNFDGRRSRPVREFFAANAGYWIDEFHLDGLRFDATHAIHDDSPVHVLGEITEMARAASGKRSILLVAENENQDARCLRPKESGGFGMDAVWNDDFHHSAYVALTGYHDAYYSEYFGTPQELISTAKWGYLYQGQFYFWQGKRRGSPTIGVSPSCFINYIQNHDQIGNSAWGMRIDRLTNPAALRTMTALLMLSPQTPMIFQGQEFSASSPFLYFADLSQEISQAVHSGRIEYLKQFTNIDAPEIIDSIDKPYEVETFEQSRLHLKERERHAKTYALYRDLIRLRREDPVFSRAYACHVEGAVLGTNAFLLRYFLEGDQRLLLINLGRELHLVPIPEPMLAPPEGCNWEILWTSEKLEFGGSGTPKLDTEKFWRIQGNAAVVLIPVRQGEEP
- a CDS encoding amylo-alpha-1,6-glucosidase; this encodes MTTVTRDFHFDRHDEKAKTRQLLEQEWLLTNGLGGYASGTVCGALTRRYHGLLIAAFPSPLGRMVMLNRLTEAIRFPDGSTVRFGGDQREGGRLDFEGIDYLTGFRLEDGLPVWRYEIMGSVIEKQLVMVHKQNTVHLIYRLISGEQKVRLKLQPYLQFRPHDASVDQVVDDPYMFTAVQNRYQISIGSHSPQLRLVINGGRGNFTLEEKQSTDIFYDVENARGYDALGTLWTAGYFAVDLAADQDAALTASTESWETLAALPPEAALAMERERRRLLLAAADPKARQGLAAELVLATDQFIITPAGRHKDSVRAHAMGDEVCTVIAGYHWFTDWGRDTMISLEGLTLATGRHMEAGWILRTFAHYVRNGLIPNLFPEGHNDGLYHTADASLWFFHAVNRYLNHTGDDATLQMIMPQLRQIIDKHLSGTSFGIGVDPGDGLLRQGAEGYQLTWMDAKVGDWVVTPRRGKAVELNALWYNALRLMQQWTEKDDPAYSRQLGSFAEQTCRSFNSRFWYQEGGYLYDLVDGEQGDDDACRPNQLFAISLEHPVLDREKWSPVLETVRKRLLTPVGLRTLAHGHPDYKPTYHGDLRARDAAYHQGTVWPWLIGTFIDSWLKLYPDQVPTAHSFLDGLASQMSQQCMGSISEIFDAEKPYLPKGCIAQAWSVAEMLRCWLKTAP
- a CDS encoding BON domain-containing protein, with translation MAKFRRMAMVILCACMMASFTTGCRTTPKHDSAGEYVDDTVITTRVKAAIFDELALKTFQINVTTFQGVVQLSGFVDSAENARRAGEIARGVKGVKEVRNDLIAK
- a CDS encoding uracil-DNA glycosylase, with protein sequence MVEMDERETVLGSLKGYLAELLESGVDELPLTAQPVAAERARSVAPRSQEARAEAPPPPRPETVPAPPAPEEREGVTAPEEPCRIEGDPQARLLFVMHGSGFSGEAGGLLEKIVAAMGFSKEEVCLFSLPPGGVSRAALAGRIASLAPEVVVSMGEEATSLLLQSEAPLQRLRGRFHDLAGIPLMPTHHPEAMLENQGLKRDAWNDMQKVMGRLGKGR